The segment gcaaatggcaacccactccagtattctgggctaggaaatcccatcgacagaggagcccagaccagggatcaaacctgtgtctcctacagtggcaggtggattctttacttctgagacaccagggaagccctgttccttTTAAAGAATAAGGTTGTTGTGGGCATGATGTCAAAGAGTGATAATGACATTCTGTATTGTTTAAACCTCTACAACACgatatattgggttggtcaaaatgttcatttgagtttttccttaACAGCACATGAaagcaaacaaactttttggccaacccagtgtgATACATTTTTAAGTAGCAAAGAGATTCCCAGGTTGGAATAAAAGAGACAAGACAAAttccaaaagaaaggaaatctcCCAATTGTTAAAGAAACCTTATGTTCCTGAGTGCTGGGAACCTGTGTCCTTGGACATCCTTTATGATGCTGAACCAGCTGATGCATTCCACTCAGGGATGACGTCACACAGAATTATCCCTCAGAATTATCCCTTGATGTGACTTAAGATGAGTGTTCAGATGGGACAAGGCCAGAGGCACAGGAATTCCGGGGAGTAAACAACTAGCTCTGTTTTGCGACTAGCTCTGTTATTTGCTATAGGTAGAAGAAGTGATGGTGGAATTTGTTGTGTTTCTTCAGGGTCAACAGTGAGACAGTCTTTCTGTTCATTCCAAATCAGAGAACATTAGAGGTGAAAGAATATGACCATTATCTTGGGCCTCTGTCAAGTTCAGGCCCAGGGAAAGTAAAGGACCCGATCAAAGTTAGGAACACTGCGGAtgagaggagcctgttgggctacagtccatggggtcacagagagacagacacgactgagcatacatgcgATACCTCCATCTTTGCTTCTCAAATCCTTTTGCTTGCAATTATGTTTCTCCCTGTTCCtcatttttcatcttcatttcccACAAACCCTCTGCCTCCATCCAATCTTGTtttgcttccttccctcctgtcCTTTCAGTCCCTTCATCCCTAGAAAGTATCATGAGAAACCAATCCTGCAGGTGCAAGTCAAGGGGAAGTTTTAGGGAAATTAGTCAGAAAACACCAGTGGCACAGTAGAAATGCCAGGAATGGGCAATTAATCTACAAGAGACCCTagcagacttctctggtggtccagtggttaagactccaaacttcaaatgcagggggtgtgggttccatccctggtcagggaattaagatcccccatgccacgtGGTGTGGTCAGAAAATAAAAGGGGCTCTAGAAGGAAAATATAGCTAGATAATGACAGGACTAAAGGCTAGTAGCACATATCACCATGTGACTTGTATTTACAGAAACAGATTGTCTTAGCTAGGAGCTTTGGGGACTGAGAGGGAGAATTCAGAGGAGAATTTCATGTTgattattctgttttttaaaatatttaaataatatttagggTATAATCTTTTCAAAAGACTTGAAACATATGTGGATACATGAGGAAATTTCATTCTTGTATTTTGAGAGTGATCATATTTGTTaaagttttgaaattaaaaaaaaattttaagttgtaAAAATCTTCACAGAGGTGTCATGCTTTCCCGAGTTACTCAAGAATACATGACCATACAGTTTCCCATCTGTTCCCTGCGTATCCTGTGGTATTGATATCTTGTGTGATGGGCGAGGAATGAGCTGCTTTTTTTGGCTTGTAGAAGCCTGATGGGAGAAATAGAGTCATCCTGATCTCTAGGTCTATGTTTTGTAAAAGGTTAACCATTCCTGAACTTGAAGAAGTCATatgaccacctgggaagttactGGGATATTCTTGGTATAAGCAACGGAAGAGTCATTCCCTATGAGACATGCACCTGAAGGCATTGCAGGCTTCCTGGGTTTCACTTCCACCCAGAAAAGGAGCGTACAGTGACTTAAGTTGTAATTTGTCAAGGAGACTGACCTGGCAGAATCTACCTGTCCATTGCCTATATTGGGTAGGGCTCCTATGCATATTATCccctacaaaaaaaagaaaaaaaattccaaaagctCAGGGAGATAGAGAAGGTTCCAGACCATTTGTCCCAATTACTGCCCCCATAGAATTTTTCCTTTAGtccaaagagagaaagggagaaattgacacaAGACCTCATCACGCCAGTGACCACCTCCCCTCGATCACCCGCCAGAGGGCACCCTGAACATCAGGGTTCCTGAGGCTGTAGATGATTGGATTCAGCATGGGGTTGGCTACAGTGTTAAAAATTCCAACAGCTTTATCCTTATCTGAAAGCTTGGCTGAACCTAGTCGCATGTAGTTAAAGATACCTGAACCATAGAATATGGCAACCACCGTGAGGTGGGAGCCACACGTGGAGAAGGctttcttcctgccctctgcTGAGCGAATTTGTAGAACCGCAGCTGCCACATGAATGTAGGAGGTGACAACAAGAGCCAGGGGGGTACCTGCCATTATGAAACCCACGCCAAAGAGCAGCAGCTCGTTGAGCTGGGTGCTGGAGCAGGAGAGCTGGAAGAGCTGCGGGAGGTCACAGTAGAAGTGGTTGATCACACTGGGACCACAGAAGTTGAGTGTGGATATGGCTACAGTGTGGGTCAGTGCATTTGAGAAGGCACAAGCCCAGGACACAGCCACCAGTATCCTCTGGACTGTCGGGCTCATGCGGGTGCTGTAAGTGAGGGGTCGGCAGATGGCCAGGAATCGGTCATAGGCCATGGCTGTCAACAAGAAGCAGTCCACCCCAACCAGGAGGTggaagaagaaaagctgtgagagGCAGGCTGCATAGGGAACTGTGCGCTTGTGGGACAAGAGACGACCCAGCATCGAGGGAACGGTGACGGTGATGCACCCAATGTCCAGCACTGATAGGTTCcccaggaagaagtacatgggggtgtggagttTGGGCTCCACCAAGATGGCTGCCAGGATGCTGAGGTTGCCCCCGACAGTGACAAGGTAGGCAAGGACGAAGAGTACAAAGAGAGCTGGCCACAGCCCTGGTGTCTCCACCAACCCCAGCAGGATGAATTCAGTAACAGCTGTTCCATTGGCCCCAGGTTTTGGCTGCATTAGTTCCTGCAAGGAAATATCCAAGAAGATAAGGAATAATTCCTCTCGAtatattcaaaaagaagaaatagacttCTTTCTATGTCCTGAGCCCTCTACTAAGTTCCCCCTTTCCAAGTAAGGACTTTCCCACCATCCAGTCCACACCACACTTGTTAACTCACTACATTTGCTTCAACATTCTCAGCTACATGGGAATCCTTTCACCATGTAAACATATATCAAATGATCATGTTATACTTTGACAGTTTTACTTGTTGATTATACCTGTATTAGGTTAAAAAAGTAGCATTTTATAAGCTTAAAAAAGCTGAAAAGTCAAGGAATAAACCTAAACTAATATAGGAATTTAGTATATAATACAAGCAGCACCTTAAAGGAATGGGAACAAGTATTATTGAATAAATACTTATGGGGGCAATAATATAGCTATGTTGGAAAACTATAAGTCATATACATACCTCATATATTTTGCAAAAATGAATTCTAAATGGATCAAAGTTTTAAATGAAGTATTAAACCACAAAGTTATTGGGGAAATGGAGAATTTAATAGTAGTGATGCAAGGATAActcaaaatatagaaaacattttaataatcaaaagtaatgttttaattattttaaaattctgccaACTGGCTAAATGGACCCACTTCTTCCCAAAGCCGATTCTCTGCATGCTTCTAGATTAGGGTTGGCCACAAGGGGAATTTGCATAATATCTGTAAgacagaagtgaaaaggaaaaaggacGATTTGGCAACATCTTtcaaattataaatgtatttttctttttacctgaCAATTCCATGTCTGGAAATTTACCCAACAGATATATGGTCACAGAAATGATGGTCACACAGAGATGATGTCTGTGTGAGCTTATTTGTTGCAGCATTGTCCGTAATAgcaaataattagaaataatctATCTGTTCATTATTAAAGGGCTTACTAAGTTGATTATggaatatttttccaaaggaatATTATGCAGCTGTAGGAAAGAGCTCTATCTGTGCAGATCTGAAAGATATCAAAGCAGTATTATTAAATGCAAAGCACAGCTTGTAGAATACATATACCATATACTATGCTTTGTTTGTTgtgcggcagaaaccaacacaacatttaaagcaattatccttcaactaaaaataaaaattaaaaggccCCCACAACTGCGTGAATATGAATTGAACTGTATGCTTTGACCGCGTGaagtgtgtgctcaatcactcagtcgtgcccgactctgcggtctcatggactgtagcctgccagggtcctcagttcatggaattttccaggcaagaatactggagtaggttgccatttccttctccaggggattttcccaacccagggattgaactgacaGAATTCCCTTGGAAGCATTCTGTGCTAATGATTACAAGGAGACTTACCCCGGGCTACAACAGTGCATAGTTTTAAGTGCTTTGCGTGTGGTTagctcatttattcctcacaaccTCCCTATGAAACAGATACcattttaatctgcattttaCAGAAAGAACATGAGTCACATATAGCAAGTGGCTGAAGGCAAGGTCTTAACTAGGATATGCTGACTTTTAACCTGTTCTTAACATTTACGCATACCATCAGGACACCTGAAGAATCATAAAGCCATGTCCTTCTCATTTAACTCTCTctcaatgtatttcttttttttctctctctctctcacaatgTATTTCCGACCCATTCTTATGATTCGAAGACTTACTCTCATACTCATGATAGCTGTGCCCTTGTAAATCCCAGTCTTGCCTTGTAGGCTGCAATAGCTCAACTCCAAATCAGTGCCTTGGATGGATCATGGCCACGGTCAGCAGCTGCCCccgatttccctttttattttaaaccatgTCTTAAGATTGCAAACTCTGTGAGTTCCTAGATTCCCACCTTTGCTTATGCTATTTTCTCTGTATTGAATGTCTTTCTTCCAATGTCATATGTTCAAAATCTTCATGACTCAGCTCAAATGCTGTCTTCCTCCAGAAACGCTGCCCTAATCTGTGCCCATTTTAAAGTGATACTTACATCTTCGACATTCCCGTTACACTTTAATTGTATTCTACGTGGCACTAAGCACTGTGCCTTCAGCACAGTTATTTAGTGATTTAGTCATTTAGTAATTTAAGGATGAGATTCATGGCTGACTCAACCTTAGGAAATACATGCATAAACTCATTGTAATTGTGcatcattttgtaaataaatgaatagccGCACTGGTTGACAAAGAGGTTTTCTGGCCAAAGGGGCCTCATTGTGGGCTAAGGTGGTGAGGAAAGGATATGTGGACAAGTGTGAATTGTGCTAGACACGATTTGGAGGAAGTCAAGTCTAGCGAAAGATGCAGGATGACTGCTGTAGGGACAGGGTTGATTCCTCCATTTGTCTCTATAGGCATGCAGGGGTCGTAGCATCCATGCATTTACAGATAGCTCTTTGTATGAACTTCCCACACATTTTCTACAATCAGAAGAGGGACTTTTCAAAAGCAAGTAAGTCATGAGCCAGAATACTATGCTCTTCTAGTAGCTTCTGTCCAGGCTTCAGTTAACAAGGAACAAAACTTTCAGTCTCCTAAATTCTGGTTGTTCACCAGACTAGCTGTCCAGGGCTTCAGTGGCTGATGAAATCACAGGTGTAATCCATTAATGACATGACCCTTCTAGATCACCATTCTTGGGGATCCATATgagtcctgggcttccctcattATGCTG is part of the Budorcas taxicolor isolate Tak-1 chromosome 19, Takin1.1, whole genome shotgun sequence genome and harbors:
- the LOC128065079 gene encoding olfactory receptor 3A1, which gives rise to MQPKPGANGTAVTEFILLGLVETPGLWPALFVLFVLAYLVTVGGNLSILAAILVEPKLHTPMYFFLGNLSVLDIGCITVTVPSMLGRLLSHKRTVPYAACLSQLFFFHLLVGVDCFLLTAMAYDRFLAICRPLTYSTRMSPTVQRILVAVSWACAFSNALTHTVAISTLNFCGPSVINHFYCDLPQLFQLSCSSTQLNELLLFGVGFIMAGTPLALVVTSYIHVAAAVLQIRSAEGRKKAFSTCGSHLTVVAIFYGSGIFNYMRLGSAKLSDKDKAVGIFNTVANPMLNPIIYSLRNPDVQGALWRVIEGRWSLA